The genomic window aggaacgtgtggacgtggcattgtgggacatggtttagtgggcatggtggggttgggttgatggttggacttgatgatcttacaggtcttttccaaccgtagtgattctgtgattctgtaatcacAGCCTGGATTTTTGAGCATGTCGGGCTTTTCCTCGCAGGGGTGTTTGCTCACCTGGAAATGCTGGAGGCGCGGGCTCATGAGGCAGCCGTGAAGCAAGAGGCAACGGAGCAGCAAGAAGAGAAGCTGGCCAGGCTGAAAGCGAGAGTGCAGGAGCTGAGGCTCCAGAGGGATGAGCTGCGGGCTAAAGTGGACCTGCAGCAAAAGGGGGTGAGAAAGCGCTTGCTGCAGAGATCTAGCAGAGGGCTCTGGTGTGCTCCTGCTCTCAGAGGGTGGATTTATTGAGTTTCTTCATATAGAGTCAAcgattatttttttattttccctttttaaggGACATAGAGTCCTGGTGTCCCCTGTTTTCACTACTGTGTAGTCCAGAACTGCTGAGTCTACTTGCTTGGAGGTCATGTGGCCAATTCTGAACTCTGTTGTTgaatttttctcccctcttctgcttcatttctcCCCTCTTCTGCTGGAAATGCCATCTCACTTTTCTCAGAGCTGGTTTATTATTTCTCTGTAGCCTGACTGTGTTCCCTGCAGGTGACACATTCCTGTCAGCAATTTCTgacctctcttctcttctcgCTTTTGTAGCAACTTGGGAAAGAAGGAGTCGTGTCGGATCTGGCACAGCCCAGTGCTCGAGCTGTTTTAGAGTGGAAGATAAAAAACATTAAGGCCACACTGCAGATCTTTTACCTTACAGGTAATGTCTCAAGATATGCGTGCGTTCTGCCAATGGCTGCATTTCTGGGGTGCTAAATTTTGGAAAATGAGCCTGATGTGAAATGTCACTTCCCTGTTAACATTGCTGCTGTTGTGCTTGGAGCCTTTAGAGTCTGAAAACGCTGGAAGAGCCGTAACCTTGTAATTCCCTGCCGTTCACATGAGGCCTCTGAAATGTTGCAGGAACTATTATTTACTGAACTGTATCATTTAGAGTACGGTCTAGGTTCTGGAAAACGTTTAACTGTCTTAGGAATGAAATCTGTGTGCATTAGGCAGTTAAATATCCAGTGGTCTGGGTCTTCCAAGCAAGCTTGTGAGGTCAGCACCCTCTTTTCATCTGCTCCTGAgcgtttttaaaaaaagatttggttTCCAACGAGAGTAACTTTTGCTTTGTGTTCTGGACAGTGCGAAGATCCAAGATCCCTGCTTGACGGGAGTGGGCTGAGCCCAGCCATGAGCACTCCTGCCACTCTCCTTGGGGCAGGGAAGTGCTGCTGTCCTCCACCCAGGGCAGCCTGTTCTCTCAGTCATGTTGAGCCAGGACGGTGTTTGAAATCGGCAGCATAACTCAGTTATTGGGAATTTAAGCTACCATTAAGCAGCATGAATTCATTAGAGGTCCCTTATTAAAAAGTCGCTGTGTTTTATGTCCTTAAACTCTTGCAAGTCCTTAATCCTCCCAGGGAGCTCCCTGAGCTAGCCTAGTAAAAGGACGCGGCCCCTCTTGCTGTCTGTGTTGCCCCAGCAAAGCTGCCCTGCAGTGCTGAGTTAGAGTAGCGCTGAGTAAACCCTCTCTCTGTGGACCCAAGGCATCAGTGGGAAGCTGACCAAGCGGGGAGTGTGTTTCTGCATCAGCACGGCTTACGAGGGGACCTACTTGGATTCCTACTACCTGGACCTGCTCACCAAGCCAGAAGTGCAGATTCACCGCCACTCCGTTCCCATCTTCATCCCCCTGGAGCAGATAGCCAAGAAATACTTGCAGACGGACATCAGGCGCTTCTTGTCGGTCCTGTCAGACCACCTGAACGCTTACGTGGGGAGGAGGTACCAGGCAGACCAGTTACAGGTACCAGTGGCCGCAGCAACGCTGTTCAttcatccttttctctttgatgAACCGAGTGTTATGAGTCTCTGAAGCACTGGGGGGAATCTTGGAAGTTTTCTTTATGTGGAGCACTCACAGTTTTGGTTTTTAGAACTTCACAAATTATCACGTGACTATAAACCCATTTCATCGATTGTCAAGTGCTTGGATGTTGTCTGGTGGCTCATTTAAAATTTACTGCCAAACCCCAGAGGTCCCTAAGCTGAAATAGCTGTGATCTTGTAAAATGCCACTGGAGAACATGGCTTAAGGGTGTACATGAGCACTCATTTACTTAAGTCTTTCCCAAGTGAGGGTTGCTCGATGTACAGGCTTGCTGGGCTGGTATGGAGGGTGGGGGCATTGCACTCCGTGAGCTCCCAGCCCTGCGCTGATGGACTCCCCTCCTAGCTTCATGTTTCAGAAGTTGTCTTCGTCCCTCCAGGAACACTTTTCAGACCAGATAGAAGGACCCTTGCAGAGGAACTCCTTGTGTAACTTGCTGGTCTTTAATTACAACGTGTCAAGTAGAAGCAAGACCTTTCCGTTCAACGTGAGGCTGCTTTACGGAGATCCCTGTGGCAGCCTCCCCACTGAAGTCATCGTTTCCTGCACACGTAAGTGAACGGTGCGGGGGTTTGTCTGGGGTTGGGGGGCGGGCAGACTGTACTGTGGTTCTGCAGATGGATGGGGTTTCTTTCTAGTTGAGTTTGGGGACAGAGGGAGCAAGCTGTCATATTTTTGAGGGAGAAAAGATTATAGAAGGGGTTGTGCGCAATTGGTGCTGGGTCTCGAAGCAGCTGTAACTCATCCCTAGGACAAGAGCACAGATCTCTTGTAATGCTGGCAAGAAGGGGTGGCTGGAGGGAGATGATGGAGCTGAGAAAGGAAAGGTGTGAGTGCAAGCTTGGATCACTTCAGACAGACCGGCTGCTCGTTCCCCGTTTGCAGTTACTCGGAGTGCAGACTTGGGTACGGTGCCAGCAGGGTCAGGATGCTGTTTTCACAAGTCTCACGGATCGAGCCCAGCCTGTGCTCACGCGCTCTGTGCACGTGGGAGAGCCTGGCGAGCAAGTGCAGCCGGAAACTCAGACGCTGTCACTCTCAGTTGCAGTGATAGTTTGTTCCAGTCGACTTATGGCTTGGGACTCGCTTCCGATCCTTGAAAACCTGGCACCCGGCCCCGTGATCTTTCCGTAGGGTGGGAGTTAGTTGTAGGCAAATAAGACAGGATCTTTTCAGCATCAggaatttctctctctcaatgCAATTAGATAAATGACTAATTGAGGGCTATTTTGGGGATGTCTCACATTGTGCAGCCAGGCCCTATCTGCCCCTGCTGCACTATTAGGTGTGCTGGCATGTGCTGCAGTGCAACGGCAGAGAGAAGGGAGGCAGGAGCGAGGTTTATCACCCCTTAGAAAGGGTCAGAGATACTGTGAAACACTCGTAACAGAGATCTCAATACTCGTAACAAAGATCTCTGCCTGAAAATCTTTCCCTGACACCGCATGCTCCCTTTCCTCTGTATCAGTAACGCTCCCTCCTCTTGGTACAGCAAAGACTGACCGTAATGCTGAGTGTTTTGTGCAGCCCTAACACCGTGGCACGGCTTAATCCTGGATCTGCGCTATTTTCTGAGTGGTTACTACAAATGCCCAACTGGGCTGAGGAATCGTTTGCCGGTCTGTCTCCCCGTGTTTCCTGCCACACCGTGTCCCGCTGACAGCTGGCTGGCTGGGCTGCGGAGCACGTGGACCAACGTGCAGCTAGACAGAGCTCTGAACAGAGCAGCTGGGGCTGATaatctcttctctctgccatcagTCATGGTCTTAGGCCTGCTTCTGTGAGCTCCTTGGCTTGTGGTTGGGCTGGAGGAGTCGTCGTATACTGTATCAACAGttccccctctcctttctccacagCAGCCATCCCCTTATAGGAGAAGTTGTGCCTTTGCTCCCAAATTTCAGTGTCTTCTGAGCTGAGAGAGCAACTAGGTGACTGAGGCTCTCTGCAGCCATCAGACCCCATGGGGGAGCTGCAGGACGCAAAGGGttaggaaggagagagaagggttatgaggaaaaaaaactgtaTGGCAAGAGAGAGCGAAAAACTCTCTGGGGATGAGGGAAGAATGAGAAGCAAATAGTTTTATGCTGGCAATAcaattttcctttccccactgACGGGTCCGCTTCTGTCTGCCAGCGGACGCTCCTGCATCTCTAGCAGAGACGGCAGCAGCTCACTCGGACCTGTTTCGCCGCGTGGCCCTGCACAAAGCCTTCCGCTCCTTCAGCGGCACTGAAGAAAGCGTGGATGGAGCACCCGTAGGCCACCCTGCCTCTCCTCAGTAACGCACCTCCCCGAGCTCCCCCGCCTGTGGAGAGTGGTCTCGAAATGCAGATGTTTTCCGTGgactgcagcactgctgctgggaACCCCCCTGAGGAGCGATTGGCCCGGTTTGGATCTCGAGAGCACTGTTTCCTTGAGGTTTTCGGGTGTCTGTTGTTGCAGGTAATCTTTCCTCAGCGCTGTGCTTCTTGCTTGTTCGAGTGCTGATCTCTGCGGTTGGTGCCGCAGAACTCCACAGTTGCAGGAAACATCTCACGGTTGGAATCAGAAACTATATTAAAAGTTCAAGATCGCGGTGCTTTTGGGGCAACAGCCCTGTGGATCAGCACCATGCACTTAGCCAGTGCACCTCAAAAAGAGGGGAGCAAGCAGAATAATCCGTGCCCTGCTTACTACAGCCAGGAAAGGACTTCACGTGGGAAGCTGGAAGGGGTTGAGGGACAGAGGTGAGGTTTAGTtattgccagcagcagcccatgCCCTTGTGCGGGCTGCGTTCGCCCCCCCAAAGCATGAACACTGACCTTTCCAGAAAATTTCACACCAGCAGTAGCTTTACACctgctgtttccttcccttcaggCATGGGGCAGCTTTGCTGGTGTCCTGTCGTTGTGCTTCAAGTCTGGATCAGATCTTTAAAAACTTGCTGTTTTGTCACAGTAGTTTTTAAACTTGTTAATAAAAGTTCTACGTTACTGAAATTGTGGTGTTTAAAAAATTTTCTATTGGTCTTAGCTGTATTACATGTGGTTTAAATGACGCTATCTTCTCCTGTCTCATATTTATGCCGGTCCCACATGTGATAAGGCATAGGGAAAGCACTTTAtagttcttttaattttttctgtaatcATTAGAGCTCCTTGTCCAGATTGAACTGGACAACCTGTTTAAATGTAACCTCCGGCTTTCAAGTGTTGTAGCTCCAGATTCCTGCCCATAATACTCAGAGCGTCTCACGGAGGAAGGCTCGCAAGGCTGACACCCCGCAGCTCAAGCTGCTTTAGGGGAGCTGACAGCTCGTGGGGTGCTTGGGGGGTGAGCAGTCACTCACTTGCTCCTGTTTGGAGAGGCCTGGGCTTTTGAACGCCTGCTCCTGACGCCGCCTGTGCACCATCAAAAGGCATTTTCATTGTCCCACATCACATTTAATTCTCtggttgtgttttcttctgtgataaATGTTTGGAAAGTGGAAAAAGTGCTGCTGGGTGCCTCGCCTGTGCCTGCGGGCAGCCTTGAGCTGGCAGAGGACAAACTTACGTGTAAGCCCCTGCCCTAATCGTGTGCATCTTCCTGTTgaggggaggcagagccctgaCCTTGCCATAGGGTGAAGGTCTGGGCCGGGCTTTTGGGGGAAATCCGTGGGAACTGGGCATTTAAGCGGCTAGGGTAAAGTGCTCCAGCTTGTCACTGAGGCAGCCACAGCAAAGCCAGGCTTAACTCAGGTCTTGGGCATGATCCCGTGTTTGTGGGGGACACAGAGAGGCAGATCCAGGccaaaatttcttccctgaaagggttgtcagacattggcacaggctgcccagggaggtggtggagtcaccatccctggagggatttaaaagacgtgtggatgaggcacttagggacatggtttagtggtggacttggcagcgcTAGGTTAGCGGTTagacttgatcttaaaggtcttttccaatctaaacaattctatgagtCTATAAGATCTGTCACATCTCCGGGCTTGTATCCCAGGGTACAAACACCCGCAGCGAGCTGTGTCCGGCAGGGCGGGTGCGGATGCAGGTTTCTCCCTGTCTCTAGCATTGCTCCGGGTCCCCATGGGTGCTGCTTGCACCCGCAGCCAGGCCCTGCAAACACAGGGATGGAGCAGCTCAGGCTGTGGATgtggatttttatttccttctgcctGATTCCTATCACCGCTCCCAGTGGTTAGgtgctgtattgggtttgcgtggcaaggttttggtagtgggggggctgcaggggtggggcttctgtgagaagctgctagaagcttcccccatgtctgacagagccgacgccagccagctccaagctGGACTTGCTGCTGtccaaagctgagcccatcgatgatggtggtagcgcctctgggataatgtatttaagaagaggggaaaaaaattgctgcacaacagcaactGGGAGAGGtgagtgagaatatgtgagaggaacaaccctgcagacaccaaggtcagtgaagaaggaggggaggaggagctccaggcgccggagcagaggttccccggcagcccctggtgaagaccatggtgaggcaggctgtgccctgcagcccatggaggtccacggtggagcagatacccacctgcagcccggggaggaccccacgccggagcagggggatgcctgaaggaggctgtgacctgtgggaagcccacgctggagcaggtttgctggcaggacacagctggtaagggagcctaccaggggaggtgccccgcttgacctgctgtttacaaacagagaaggactggtgggagaagtgatggtcagaggccgtcttgggcttagcgaccatgaaatgatagagttctcagttcttggtgaagtaagtTCTtgggggggtcagcaataccacgACTATGGACTTCGAGAGGGCAGACTTGGGCCtcttcaggacactggttgagaaggtcccttgggagacggtcctgaagggcaaaggggcccaggaaggctggaccttcttcaagaaggaaatcttaaaggcgcaggagcaggcagaccccatgtgctgtaagaagagccggtggggaagacgaccggcctggcagaatggggagcttttgctgagaccaaggaaaaagaggggagtttatcacctctggaagaaggggcaggcaactgaagaagaatacaaggacctcgttaggtcatgcagagagggaattagaaaggcaaaagcccaggtagagctcaatctggccacagtcgtaagggataacaaaaaatggttttacaaatacattaacaacaaaaggagagccaaggagaatctccatcctttactggatgcagggggggaACCatgtcaccaaggatgaggaaaaggctgaggtacttcatgccttccttgcctcagtctttaacaaccagaccaggtatcctcagggtatccatctccctgagctggaagacggggatggagagcaaaataaactccccatgatccaggaggaaggcGTTAACaacctgctgtgccacctggacacccacaaatctatggggcctgatggcatccacccaagggtgctgagggagctggtggaggagcttgccaagctaCTCTCCaccatttatcaacagtcctggttaacagggaaGGTCCtggacaactggaggcttgccaacgtgacacccatctacaagggccggaaggaggatccggggaactacaggcctgtcagcctgaccttggtgctggggaagattatggagaggttcatcttgagggtgctcacagggcatgtgcaggataaccaagggatcaggcccagccagcacgggttcatgaaaggcaggtcctgcttggccaacctgatctccttctatgaccaggtgacccatctagtgggtgaggggaaggctgttgatgttgtctacctggacttcagcaaagcctttgacactgttccccacagtattctcctggagaagctggcggcccgtggtttagacaggtacactcttcgctgggtaaaaaactggctggatggccgagtccagagagttgtagtgaatggggtgaaatccagctggcggccggtcacaagcggagtcccccagggctcagttttgggactggtcttgtttaatgtcttcattgatgacctggatgaggggatagagtgctccctcagcaagtttgcagacgacaccaagttgggagggagtgttgatctgctggagggcaggaaggctctgcagagggatctggacaggctggatcgatgggccgaggccaaccggatgaagttcaataaggccaagtgccgggtcctgcacttgggtcacaacaaccccaggcaacactacaggcttggggacgagtggctggaaagctgccccgcagaaaaggacctgggggtgttggtcgacagccggctgaagatgagccagcagtgtgcccaggtggccaagaaggccaacgccatcctggcctgtatcagaaatggtgtggccagcaggagcagggaggggatcgtgcccctgtactcggcgctggtgaggccacacctcgaatgctgtgttcagtgttgggcccctcactccaagaaggacattgaggtgctggagcgtgtccagagaagggcgacggagctggtgagggctctggagcacaagtctgatgaggagcggctgagggagctggggttgttcagtctggagaagaggaggctgaggggagacctcatcgctctctacaactgcctgaaagggggttgtggggaggtgggtgttggtctcttctgccaagtgacaagcgacaggacaagaggaaatggcctcaagttgtgccaggggaggtttagactggatattaggaaaaatgtctttcctgagagagtggtgaagcactggaagaggctgcccagggaggtggtggagtcaccatgactggaggtgttcaaggaacgtgtggacgtggcattgtgggacatggtttagtgggcatggtggtcttagttgatggttggaatgatgatcttaaaggtcttttccaaccttaatgattccatgattctgtgacttgtgaccccgtggaaaggacccacgctggagcagtttgtgaagaactgcagcccgtgggaaggacccacgttggagaagttcatggagaactgtctctcatgggagggaccccacgctggagcaggggaagagtgtgaggaagaaggagcggcagaaacaacgtgtgatgaactgacccCATTCCCCacccccctgtgctgctcagggggaagaggtagaaaattgggagtgaagttgagcccaggaagaagggaggggtgggggtggaaGTTGcgtttttaagatttggttttatttctcattatcctactgtgattttgattggtaataaattaaactaatttttcccaagtcgagtctgttttgcctgtaacggtaatggtgagggatctccctgtccttatcttgactcgtgagccttttgttatattttctctcccctgtccagtgGAGAAAAGGGAGTGATCGAGCAGCTTTGGTAGGctcctggcatccagccagggtcaacccaccacaggtACTCAGCTGAGACCCAACAAGGGAGAGGAGCCAATGCCACTGACGGGAggtgctcagccctggcacCAGCCTCGCCTTTGGGGACCCCTCCAAAACCAACATCCCCTCGTAAGGATGGTCAAACCCTTCTTGACATCTCCACAACCCCCAGAACAAAGCAGGCGCAGAATCAGGCTTTGAAATTCAACTGCTTCTATTCAAGAAACTAGCGGCGTGATTACGCTCGGCGGGTGCCtgccttctccccaccccagccctggcagcatcGGGTTTAACGCACCAGTCCCCTCCTCGGCCAGTCCCTGGTCCTCTCTTCCATCAAGCGACAGCAAAGTGACAGCAGCCGACCACAGCGTGCGCGGGGCAGCATCCGGACAAGCGCGAGCCCTGCTGCGGGGCGGGAACGGGCccagttaaaaatataaatgtccATCTGTACTcttatattatatatatttatatatctgaAATACACAATATCggttcctttttcttcttccccgaGTCAAAGGCGGCACTGCGCTCTCCATCTCCTCAATCTCCTAACTACGGTGGTTTGTGACAAGGATGAACTTGGTATGAACTAACAGCAAACCCCGGATGCTCCCAGTTTGTAGCTACCGCTCCCAGCACGCAGGAGAGACATGGTGTCTTCCCATCCGGCCCTGAGTTTGGATCTCCTCGTGCCAAGCGCGCAGCGGCCGGGGCCCGTGATGCCACTTTAATGTCATGCTGTCCTCCCCGCGTGGCTGATGGTGCGGCCGCCTGCCCGGTGAAGCCCGGGATGCCCGGGGAAAGGCAGCGTGTGTCCCCCGGCACCGTGCCCGCTGGGGGCTGCGAGCTTGCGTGCACTTGCGCACGAGCGTGAACGGCCGGAGGAGCCCGCCGGGGCGGTCCCGCGTCTCCCTCTTGCTCAGCCACAGGCGCGATGGAGCAAAGCCCCCCACCAGAAACCTCCGGCGGGGGCTCGGAAAGGGTCGTACGAAGGGGTTGGTTTCTCAAGTTTGGTTTCAGATCCAGACCGCGGTGGGATGGACGTCGCCGGCGACGGGTACCGGGCCCCCTCCCCGAGCCGCCCTGCTTGGCGCCGGGAGGCGGTGGCTGTGGTGGCGGGTGGGCACCGGACCCTCACGAGCTGTCCACCACCTGATGGGGCAGGGTGACGGAGGAGCCGTTGACGAAGGAGCCCTGCTTCTCCCGGCCCTTGAGGAAGAAGGTGAGCAGCTCCCCTTTGCCCTTGACGTAGATGGCTCCCCGGCGCACGAAGCGGAAGCCGTACTCCTTCAGGATGAGGTGGGTCTCCTCCACCACCTGTGGGGACAAACAGACATGGTGGGAGGCTGGGGTGGGTCCTAGCCTGGCAGGTGACATGGGGAGTAGGGACCCCCATGTGCCACTGGGACAACAGGTCTACCCATCAGCCAGGTTCCCACCCCATTGTTTTGGGGTGCCCTTCTTTGAGCATCACCATGCCCCATTCCCAGCTCAGAGGAGCCCCTGAGCCAGCCCTAATTCTCCTGTGTGCTCCTGGCAGCACTTTCCCCCTCCCACCCGAAGCCGGGGGCGTTTTGAGGGCTGCAGCCCCGCCATGGGTTGCCGATTTGTGCCCCACTCATTGCCCCACCTGTATGTTCCCCATGACGCCGGTGGACTCCATCCTGCTGGCCACGTTCACCGTGTTGCCCCAGATGTCATAGTGCGGCTTGCGGGCGCCAATGACGCCCGCCAGCACGGCCCCCTTGTTCATGCCTGTGCAAGATGGGGAGTGGATGTCACCTGCACGCCTAGTGACAAGGATGGGACATCCCGGGCTGCAGGTCTGTCCCAGGGGACAGGTCGGGGCAGCAAGGtcaccccccagccctgctgctttcCGCTGCTGAACTACAGCTGCTGCCCAGTGTCCCCCCGCTcttggggaaggagggatgggggaCACTGAGGCAGATCCTATCCCACGCTCATGGACTTGCCTATGCGGAGCATGAAGTTGTTGAAGGACTGGTAGTTGATGTTCATCAGCGTCACCTTCATGGCTAAGGCAAAGTCAGCCAGGTCGGCCAAGTGCTGCCAGCGTTCCTTATCCGAGAGGGTCTCCTTCTGCAAGGCCAGCGCGCATCAGGCCTGCCCACCCCTTGCCCGCTGTCCCCCCACCACGGGGACCCCTCACCTTGGTGCTGTAGCCGTTGGCGTTGGCATCGGGGGTCACTCCAGAAGCGGCCATGTAGGTGCTGCCGatggttttgattttggtgATGCACCGGAACTGGGGTTCGTCCAGGAGCTGAGCCATGGAGAAAAGACCCTCAGGCACCCCGGGGCCATGGCAGGTCCTTCTGTCCCCAGAAGGGAAGGTTTGGCCAAGCCCCATACCATCCCCAGGGCCGGCTCCATCCCGACTCACCGCATCGAAGTCGGAGATGATCTCGTTGAGGAACCGCAGGCACTCAATGCCCCCGTTGTTGATGCTCTCCTCCGTGTAGAAGTCGGCAAAGTTGGGGAGGGAGGCGAACATGACGCCGATCTCGTCATAGGACTGGCTGTACAGCTCCTGGGGACAGGATAGGACAGCGGCTGTGAGCCAGGGACGTTCCCACGCATGACACCAGCACCTCCGGAAACCCAAACCCTCCTGTGAAGGCATCTTCCCTTGGCACGTGTGATAAAATGAGGGTGCTCTGCAGCCTCGCCTTGCACAGCCAAGACATCATCTTCATGGAACCAAAGATGCTCAGCCAGAGCCTTTGGCAAAGCTTCTGCATCCAGAGGGCCGTTCCAAATAAAATGGGGGCAAATCCCCCCTCCCGGGTGCCCCTCACCTCGTCCCGCTTCTTGGAGCCCAGGAAGTGCCGGGCCACGTGCTCGGGCAGCATGTTGGTGACGAGGGCCTCGTTCCAGCGCCGCATCTCATAGACCCGCTCCTTCTGGTCATGGACATCGATCTTCCAGAGGAAGAGGGTCCTGGCCAGCTTCTCCACCTGTGGGTGGGAGCAGATGCCTGCACCCCCAGTTTCCACCCAGTCGGTCCCCTCCAGTGCTGGGAGTATCCTGGCTGCTGTGGGGCCAGACCAGGCCTGGGGACAGCCTGGAGAGAGGCTCTGGGACAAGGTGAAGCCCTAA from Gavia stellata isolate bGavSte3 chromosome 2, bGavSte3.hap2, whole genome shotgun sequence includes these protein-coding regions:
- the CENPO gene encoding centromere protein O produces the protein MPGTGRQRRRHFVVRQTEGNGVQGSRRKRKVPREEALAALTPLLPKGRSLAGKMEEGKAYSPDGVFAHLEMLEARAHEAAVKQEATEQQEEKLARLKARVQELRLQRDELRAKVDLQQKGQLGKEGVVSDLAQPSARAVLEWKIKNIKATLQIFYLTGISGKLTKRGVCFCISTAYEGTYLDSYYLDLLTKPEVQIHRHSVPIFIPLEQIAKKYLQTDIRRFLSVLSDHLNAYVGRRYQADQLQEHFSDQIEGPLQRNSLCNLLVFNYNVSSRSKTFPFNVRLLYGDPCGSLPTEVIVSCTPDAPASLAETAAAHSDLFRRVALHKAFRSFSGTEESVDGAPVGHPASPQ